A genome region from Dolichospermum compactum NIES-806 includes the following:
- a CDS encoding glycosyltransferase family 4 protein has product MSNRKSSIKYPLHSIEAEQLSEISDMLYHKLTTLSVITEFFPPDYAATGQLIEELVKQLEKQGIKIRVFTGQPGYAFTTAQAPALEQLGNIRVKRSRSTQIWSDRIRGKAISGVLFTLRAFLHIIRNARKNDVFLLTSAPPFLSIAGYLTHLLLKFPYVCLIYDLYPDIAIALGVVSKKHWLAKFWWAINRKIWQKSKGIIVLSPAMKERVIAICPEVADKVSVIHSWGDSELILPITKEKNWFAKQHNLDSIFTVLYSGNMGRCHDTDTILATAQKLQNEPIQFVCIGGGPKRESFIQDVKRLGLKNFLFLPYQDKSVLPYSLTACDLSLV; this is encoded by the coding sequence ATGTCCAATCGTAAGAGTTCTATAAAATATCCCTTGCATTCCATAGAGGCTGAACAGCTTTCTGAAATTAGTGATATGTTGTATCATAAACTAACTACTTTGTCTGTGATAACTGAGTTTTTTCCTCCAGACTATGCGGCAACAGGACAGTTGATTGAAGAACTAGTCAAACAGTTGGAGAAACAAGGAATTAAGATTAGAGTATTCACTGGACAACCAGGATATGCTTTTACTACTGCTCAAGCCCCAGCCCTAGAGCAGTTAGGCAATATTCGCGTTAAAAGATCCCGATCTACTCAGATATGGTCTGATAGGATTCGCGGGAAAGCTATCAGTGGTGTTTTATTTACATTGCGGGCTTTTTTGCATATTATCAGAAATGCTCGTAAGAATGATGTATTTTTATTAACTTCAGCACCTCCTTTTTTATCCATAGCCGGATATTTAACTCATTTATTATTAAAATTTCCCTATGTATGTTTAATATATGATTTGTATCCAGACATTGCGATCGCTTTAGGAGTAGTTTCTAAAAAGCACTGGTTAGCCAAGTTTTGGTGGGCAATCAACCGCAAGATTTGGCAAAAATCCAAAGGGATTATTGTCCTGAGTCCTGCTATGAAGGAAAGGGTTATAGCAATCTGTCCAGAAGTAGCTGATAAGGTGTCTGTGATTCATAGTTGGGGCGATTCTGAGTTAATCTTACCCATTACCAAAGAAAAAAACTGGTTTGCTAAACAACATAACTTGGACAGCATATTCACAGTTCTTTATTCTGGTAATATGGGTAGATGTCATGATACGGACACTATTTTGGCAACTGCTCAAAAATTACAAAATGAACCAATTCAGTTCGTTTGTATTGGTGGTGGACCAAAACGGGAAAGTTTTATTCAAGATGTCAAACGCTTGGGACTAAAAAACTTTCTCTTCCTTCCTTATCAAGACAAGAGTGTGCTACCGTATTCCCTGACAGCTTGTGATTTATCATTAGTT
- a CDS encoding glycogen debranching protein, with translation MNIWVNEQIDPSGLIHACIASCNESQAKDCHESFKTNLTNSQKAEGWIAKLRVVRSWDDVPVNALKLD, from the coding sequence ATGAATATTTGGGTAAATGAACAAATTGATCCTTCAGGACTGATTCACGCCTGTATTGCCTCTTGTAATGAGTCTCAGGCTAAAGATTGTCATGAGTCGTTTAAGACTAATCTCACGAACTCTCAAAAGGCAGAGGGCTGGATTGCAAAATTAAGGGTGGTGAGATCTTGGGATGATGTGCCAGTTAATGCTTTAAAACTTGATTAA
- a CDS encoding competence/damage-inducible protein A: MSAEIICVGTEMLLGDILNSNAQYLAQQLAQLGIPHYYQTVVGDNPERLKEVIEIAASRVQILIFTGGLGPTPDDLTCETIADFFGVPLIERADIVEDIAEKFAQRGRIMSANNRKQALIPQGAEILPNPTGTAPGIIWQPRPGLTIFTFPGVPSEMYRMWTETAVPFLKSQGWGKEIIYSHSLRFWGIGESALAEKVAPYFNLTNPTVAPYAGKGEVRLRISAKATDATTAEALIAPIEKQLREIAGLDYYGIDNDTLAAVVGNLLRSAGATLSVAESCTGGGLGQMLTEISGSSDYFWGGVIAYDNSVKVGLLGVNPEDLEEFGAVSAIVAEQMAIGVKNRLSTTWGLSITGIAGPTGATETKPVGLVYIGLAGPGNEVISFEHRFGTIRGRSLIRYVSANTALDHLRRHLLTS, translated from the coding sequence ATGAGTGCAGAAATTATTTGCGTCGGTACAGAAATGCTGCTAGGAGATATTCTTAACAGCAATGCCCAATATCTTGCCCAACAGTTAGCACAGTTAGGCATTCCTCACTACTATCAAACAGTCGTAGGGGATAATCCAGAGAGACTCAAAGAAGTTATAGAAATTGCTGCCTCTAGAGTACAAATTCTCATTTTCACAGGTGGTTTAGGACCCACACCCGATGATCTTACCTGCGAAACTATCGCTGATTTTTTTGGCGTTCCTCTCATAGAACGAGCCGATATTGTCGAAGATATAGCCGAGAAATTTGCCCAACGGGGAAGAATAATGTCCGCCAACAATCGCAAACAAGCCTTAATTCCCCAAGGTGCGGAAATTTTACCCAACCCCACAGGAACAGCACCGGGTATTATTTGGCAACCCCGTCCAGGATTAACTATTTTTACTTTCCCTGGTGTTCCCAGCGAAATGTATCGAATGTGGACCGAAACCGCCGTACCTTTTCTGAAAAGTCAAGGTTGGGGAAAAGAAATTATCTATAGTCACAGTTTAAGATTTTGGGGAATTGGAGAATCTGCTTTAGCTGAAAAAGTAGCCCCCTACTTTAACTTAACTAATCCCACAGTAGCCCCCTATGCAGGTAAGGGAGAGGTAAGACTGCGAATTTCCGCCAAAGCAACAGACGCAACAACCGCAGAAGCTTTAATTGCACCTATTGAAAAACAACTAAGAGAAATCGCTGGCTTAGATTATTATGGCATTGACAATGACACCCTTGCTGCTGTCGTTGGTAATTTATTAAGGTCTGCGGGAGCAACCCTATCTGTAGCTGAATCTTGCACCGGTGGGGGACTGGGGCAAATGTTAACAGAAATTTCCGGTAGTTCTGATTACTTTTGGGGTGGGGTAATTGCCTACGATAATTCCGTCAAAGTCGGACTATTAGGGGTCAACCCAGAGGATTTAGAGGAATTTGGCGCAGTGAGTGCAATAGTAGCTGAACAAATGGCTATTGGCGTTAAGAATCGGCTCTCAACCACTTGGGGATTAAGTATTACAGGCATTGCCGGACCAACCGGCGCAACCGAAACCAAACCAGTGGGTTTAGTCTATATTGGTTTAGCCGGTCCTGGTAACGAAGTAATCAGTTTTGAACATCGCTTCGGTACAATTCGGGGACGGTCTTTAATTCGTTATGTGAGTGCAAATACGGCGTTAGATCATCTGCGGCGACATTTGCTCACAAGCTAG